Below is a window of Candidatus Delongbacteria bacterium DNA.
TTGAAGAACTGGAAGTATTGATGTTTGGATCAGAAAAACTTTCTTTTTCTTCATTAAGATAAGAATTATCGTTGTAGTAGTATTTTAATGCAAGACCAGCAATCATATTTTGATCAAGTTTGTAAGAATAGCTAAGGTCAAATACATTGAAAGCAGATGTTTCAAAATTATCATTTAAATTATTCATAAATGGCATACTTTTTGAATTTGATCTGCTCGCATTAATCTGTAATGCCATATTGTCAAACATATGGTATCTTACTCCACCATATATAGCACTTGAACTGTTTGGTACAGAACCAAACCATGCTGTTTCACCATGCATAATTGTTCTCTGAGGAAATGTGGAAATATTTTTACTGTCAATCAATGAGCTCATTCCACCAAGAGCTGAACATCTAAGTCCACTCGCCATAACACCAGCTACAGCTACGAATAGGACTAAAGCAACCAACTTTTTCAATCTTGTCTCCATATTTTTGTTAAATTTTCGTTAATATTTTATGACAAAAAGGTAAAAAAAGCAAACAATTTTAAGGTTAATTTCATATTGCTGATTCTCATTGTGATATTTGAATATTTTCATCTAAATAATTTTAATATTGACAAATTGCAACACATGCTACTATATTTATAGTAGATATACTATTTTATTAGGAGGTTTCGTGGAGAAGGTAAAATTATCGGATATTGAGTGGGCAATTCTAAATGAGATTTGGAAAGTAAAAAATGCTTCAGTAAGAGAAATTGCTGATAGAATAAATGAAGATGATAATAAGGCTTACACAACCATTCAAACTTACATGGAAAATTTGGTTAAGAAAAAGATTCTTAAGAAAGAAAAAATAGGGTTAGTCAATTTTTACAGTGCTGCAATATCCCAAGAAAAAATCCAGAAATCGGAATCTAACAAATTTTTGGAAAGAGCTTTTGAAGGTTCATTTAGTAGTTTTGCCAGTTTCTTTCTCAAGAAAAACAGATTGTCCGAAAAAGAGATTGAAGAACTTAAAAAAATCATTGATGAGGCTTCAGATGAGTGAAATAATTATTGCTCTAAAAAACCTTTTACTTGCAAACACGCTTCCATCAATTATACTGATGATTTTCATTGTAGTTATTGAGTTTATGCCGATAAAGAAAAATCCATCATTTATGATTTTACTTTGGTCTATCTCACTAATAAGATTATTTTCCAACTTTAATTTCGACAGACTCAATTATTTAAAAGTTGGAATCCCAGAAATTACATATGAAGAAATAATTGTTTTTTCAGATTCAAGTAATCATACGAACTTTTTTTCAATTTTCTCAGTGGATCAATTTTATATAATTATGGTTATTACGCTTTTTACTCTGTTTGTAATTAAAGAATTGGTATTTAAAATTAAGCTAAATTCAATTTTTGATGGTTTTAATGGTCTGATCCAAAATATTGATAGTGATAGAGCTTTTTGCTATGGTCTTTTCAGACCCGTTATATTTTTACCTAAAAGCCTAAATGACAGAGAGAAAGAAATTATATACAATCATGAGCTTGCACATATAAAATATTATGATAATCACCTGATTCTAATTTACTATATAATTTTAATTTTCAATTTTTTTAATCCGATGATCTATTTAGCCGGCTATTTCATCAGATTAAACATGGAGAGAAGAGCAGATAATTATTCATTTATGAAAACGGGAATAAATGCTAAAAAGTACGCTGACTTTCTTTTAAGAGAATCGATTAAAGCACAAAACTACCGTTTTTCATGTGTAAACTCTATGTTTCTTTTCTCAAACTCATTAATCAAAAAAAGAATTATCTCACTGATACGAGATAAAGGAGGAAAAATGAACTCTTTCTTAAAGATAACCCTGTCTCTTTCAATGCTTTTTCTATTTGCATTTGTGAATTTGAATGCTAAACAGGAAGCTGTTTCCAAAACTGAAGTAAAACAAGAAGTTGTAAGCGAAAATGTTGAAAGCAATGTATTAGATTTTTTTGTAGTAGAAAAAACCCCTAAAATGATTGAAAGTCTTTCTGCTTTCTATTCTAAGCTGAATTATCCTGAAAAGGCAAGAAAAGAAGGAGTATCAGGTGATGTGATATTATCCGCAATAATAGATGAAGAGGGGAATATAACAGAATTAAAAGTTCATAGAGAAAAACCTACTGGTTATGGTTTTGGAGAGGAATCAATGGCAGCTTATAAGGATTTTAAGTTTACTCCTGGTGAACACAATGGAAAAAAAGTAAAAGTTAAAATTAAGCAACCTGTAAAATTCCAAGTTAAATAGTTCTTTTACTGGTGTCCCGTAATTATTATGGGACACCAGTAATATCCTTATAGTATTCCAAATTTCGGTATTCATACTTATAATTTTAGACTAAACTTACTTGAGAAAAACGAAAACCAAATTGTTGCGAGTGTGCATTTCTGATTTAATTAGCGACCCTGTCCCCAACGCACCCGATTTGAACCATATCCGGATCCAACAT
It encodes the following:
- a CDS encoding TonB family protein, producing MSEIIIALKNLLLANTLPSIILMIFIVVIEFMPIKKNPSFMILLWSISLIRLFSNFNFDRLNYLKVGIPEITYEEIIVFSDSSNHTNFFSIFSVDQFYIIMVITLFTLFVIKELVFKIKLNSIFDGFNGLIQNIDSDRAFCYGLFRPVIFLPKSLNDREKEIIYNHELAHIKYYDNHLILIYYIILIFNFFNPMIYLAGYFIRLNMERRADNYSFMKTGINAKKYADFLLRESIKAQNYRFSCVNSMFLFSNSLIKKRIISLIRDKGGKMNSFLKITLSLSMLFLFAFVNLNAKQEAVSKTEVKQEVVSENVESNVLDFFVVEKTPKMIESLSAFYSKLNYPEKARKEGVSGDVILSAIIDEEGNITELKVHREKPTGYGFGEESMAAYKDFKFTPGEHNGKKVKVKIKQPVKFQVK
- a CDS encoding BlaI/MecI/CopY family transcriptional regulator; translation: MEKVKLSDIEWAILNEIWKVKNASVREIADRINEDDNKAYTTIQTYMENLVKKKILKKEKIGLVNFYSAAISQEKIQKSESNKFLERAFEGSFSSFASFFLKKNRLSEKEIEELKKIIDEASDE